Proteins from a genomic interval of Chryseobacterium indologenes:
- a CDS encoding DUF3060 domain-containing protein: protein MKSIKTAGILVILFLGTGTAFSQSRKTESIHGVEKTDNDKKIQVEGVGHKLNYTLNGGVVEVEGGDNTVMIKGSAKKISVSGTGNKVYIDKVDKIVMEGGNNTVFYKTSGTKSGKPDTSLTGVGNKVAKQ, encoded by the coding sequence ATGAAAAGTATTAAAACAGCAGGAATCTTAGTCATTCTGTTCCTTGGGACCGGGACCGCTTTTTCTCAATCCAGAAAAACAGAATCTATCCATGGTGTAGAAAAAACAGATAATGACAAAAAAATACAGGTGGAAGGAGTTGGTCACAAACTTAATTACACGCTTAATGGCGGAGTTGTAGAAGTCGAAGGTGGCGACAATACTGTTATGATCAAAGGAAGTGCGAAAAAAATATCCGTTTCGGGGACTGGTAATAAAGTATACATCGATAAAGTAGATAAAATCGTTATGGAAGGTGGTAATAATACCGTCTTCTATAAAACATCCGGAACCAAAAGCGGAAAGCCTGATACGTCACTAACCGGA